A single Carnobacterium alterfunditum DSM 5972 DNA region contains:
- a CDS encoding response regulator transcription factor produces MKILIVDDEPKILDIVEAYLTIKKFQVFRAFNGTEAMKKFELVQPNLIVLDHMLPDISDTVICQKIRKISDLPIIMLTAKSTENNILNVLQMGADDYIVKPFSPKELVSRVETVLRRSASPVVTETKGSFDKGMLINYPENKQAFKNQNEVILTPTEFELLTLLASYPKQIFSREQLLKNVKGLEFNVLDRIIDSHIKNLRQKIEDNTRQPFFILTVYGMGYRFGGEKDESYN; encoded by the coding sequence TTGAAAATATTAATTGTAGATGATGAACCAAAGATTTTGGATATTGTGGAAGCTTATCTCACTATAAAAAAGTTTCAAGTATTCCGTGCTTTTAACGGAACGGAAGCGATGAAAAAATTTGAATTGGTGCAGCCAAATTTAATCGTGCTAGATCACATGTTACCGGATATATCTGACACAGTTATTTGTCAAAAAATAAGAAAAATTTCTGACTTACCCATTATTATGCTAACTGCGAAGTCTACAGAAAATAATATTCTAAACGTTCTACAGATGGGGGCTGATGACTATATAGTAAAACCATTCAGTCCTAAAGAATTGGTTTCACGTGTAGAAACCGTTCTGCGTCGCTCAGCTTCGCCTGTTGTAACTGAAACTAAGGGGTCATTTGATAAAGGAATGTTAATAAATTATCCTGAGAACAAACAGGCTTTTAAAAATCAGAATGAAGTCATCTTGACGCCTACTGAATTTGAACTATTGACACTATTAGCTTCCTATCCAAAACAAATATTTTCTCGAGAACAATTATTAAAAAACGTGAAAGGACTTGAATTTAACGTTCTTGATCGTATCATTGATTCTCATATCAAAAACTTACGACAAAAAATTGAGGATAATACAAGACAGCCCTTTTTTATCTTGACAGTGTACGGCATGGGCTATCGATTTGGCGGGGAAAAAGATGAATCATACAATTAA
- a CDS encoding YncE family protein, with translation MDTIAIDGSTHNVQISPDEKIIGVTHDDQYAVVANKGTEENPSNTVSKVDLNSNEVVETIEVGSGTHGIIISKDDQYIFVTNAFDDTVNVIENETSEVIATVEVGETPNGITLK, from the coding sequence GTGGATACGATTGCCATCGATGGCTCCACGCATAATGTACAAATTTCACCTGATGAAAAAATCATTGGTGTAACACATGATGATCAATATGCAGTTGTGGCAAATAAAGGTACAGAAGAAAATCCTTCCAATACTGTTTCAAAAGTTGATTTAAATAGTAATGAAGTGGTCGAAACGATCGAAGTGGGTAGCGGTACACATGGAATTATCATTAGCAAAGATGATCAATACATCTTTGTCACAAATGCATTCGATGATACGGTCAATGTTATTGAGAATGAAACCAGTGAAGTTATTGCCACGGTTGAGGTTGGGGAAACACCAAATGGGATTACTCTGAAATAA
- a CDS encoding adenylate kinase, which yields MVMGMPGSGKGTQAERTAATYQIPHISTGDIFRSLAQSKSPIGLEAQTYMDKGNLVPDGLVNKILWDRLGEKDTVKGFVLDGYPRTLSQAEALEVYLQSKGVPLDAALYLAVGKQELRKRLEKRLHSPSVSPDFPERGESHSSRVDDQSEVVERRLKVSESEVEALLHFYQGLGIVSIVDGEKEPDIVFAKIQESLQFHS from the coding sequence ATTGTAATGGGCATGCCAGGCTCGGGTAAGGGAACGCAAGCGGAGAGAACCGCAGCTACCTATCAGATTCCGCATATCTCTACAGGAGATATCTTCCGTTCCCTCGCTCAGAGTAAGAGTCCGATTGGTTTAGAAGCCCAAACATATATGGATAAGGGTAATCTGGTACCAGATGGATTGGTGAATAAGATTCTATGGGATCGGCTGGGAGAGAAGGACACGGTAAAAGGCTTCGTTTTGGATGGGTATCCGCGAACCTTGTCACAAGCAGAAGCGCTGGAAGTATACTTGCAGAGCAAGGGAGTACCATTGGATGCTGCCCTTTATCTCGCAGTTGGAAAGCAGGAATTACGGAAAAGGTTAGAGAAACGACTCCATTCCCCTTCCGTCTCTCCTGATTTCCCTGAGAGGGGTGAGAGTCATTCCTCCCGCGTTGATGACCAATCAGAAGTCGTGGAAAGACGGCTAAAAGTGAGTGAGTCTGAAGTAGAAGCACTCTTACACTTCTATCAGGGATTGGGAATCGTTTCTATCGTAGATGGGGAGAAGGAACCTGACATTGTGTTTGCAAAGATACAAGAATCCCTTCAATTCCATTCTTGA
- a CDS encoding IS3 family transposase (programmed frameshift), whose product MSKLTFTPKQIQFLKTNPYVKNVSEKSITYSDEFKRHFVSEHLDSKTTKQLFFEAGFDLEMLGESRIKAFSKKWRKRYRDNGVLALKDTRQGHSGRVRKTELTPEQQIEKLQAKISLLEQENELLKKSEWSERRLEKNEKTSEIFARIHKLKTDGSYTGTIVDACDVLEVSRSGYYNYLKSSGTRNVRDEEDQAWRTKIEKAYSYRGYEKGSRSIVMYFKNILGITINRKKVQRLMRKFNIFCPIRKANPYKRMAKATKEHRTVENKLERQFDQGMAHKVLLTDITYLPGADGFLGYLSTIKDGTTKEILAHYVSDNLKLDISLNTVDVLMSAHGATLHKDAFIHSDQGVHYTSPKFHKKLIENHLGQSMSRRGNCWDNAPQESFFGHLKDEMNYKNCTNLEELRVTVSDYIDYYNNERGQWNLKKLPPVHYREQFLSGIA is encoded by the exons ATGTCAAAGTTAACATTTACACCAAAACAAATCCAATTTTTAAAGACAAACCCTTATGTAAAAAATGTATCTGAAAAAAGCATTACTTATTCCGATGAATTCAAACGCCATTTTGTTTCAGAACATT TGGACTCAAAAACGACTAAACAACTATTTTTTGAAGCAGGATTTGATTTGGAAATGCTTGGTGAAAGCAGGATAAAAGCATTCTCTAAGAAATGGCGAAAAAGATATCGGGACAATGGTGTTTTGGCGTTGAAAGACACTCGACAGGGCCATTCAGGCAGAGTTCGAAAGACAGAACTAACACCTGAGCAACAAATTGAAAAGTTACAAGCCAAAATTTCATTGTTAGAACAAGAAAATGAATTGTTAAAAAAATCAGAATGGAGCGAAAGGAGGCTAGAAAAAAACGAAAAGACTAGCGAAATCTTCGCAAGAATCCATAAATTGAAAACAGATGGTTCCTACACAGGAACGATTGTAGATGCATGTGATGTGTTGGAGGTTTCCCGTTCCGGTTACTACAATTATTTGAAGAGTTCAGGCACTAGGAATGTACGAGATGAGGAAGATCAGGCTTGGAGAACCAAAATTGAAAAAGCTTATAGTTATCGTGGTTACGAGAAAGGCTCTCGAAGCATTGTCATGTATTTCAAGAATATTCTGGGTATCACAATCAATCGTAAAAAGGTACAGCGTTTGATGAGGAAATTTAATATTTTCTGCCCCATTCGTAAAGCGAATCCCTATAAAAGAATGGCAAAAGCTACCAAAGAACATCGCACTGTTGAAAACAAGCTGGAACGTCAATTTGATCAAGGGATGGCTCACAAAGTTCTATTAACAGATATTACTTACCTGCCTGGAGCTGATGGTTTCCTGGGTTATTTATCAACCATTAAAGATGGTACGACGAAAGAAATTTTAGCTCATTATGTATCTGATAATCTAAAACTTGATATTTCGCTAAACACCGTAGATGTTTTAATGAGCGCCCACGGTGCAACGTTACATAAAGATGCTTTTATCCATTCAGATCAAGGCGTACATTACACTAGCCCTAAATTTCATAAGAAGTTGATAGAGAATCATTTAGGTCAGTCCATGTCCAGAAGAGGTAACTGTTGGGATAACGCTCCCCAGGAGTCATTCTTCGGACATTTGAAGGATGAAATGAACTATAAAAATTGTACGAACTTAGAAGAATTGCGAGTAACTGTGAGTGATTACATTGACTATTATAATAATGAACGTGGGCAATGGAACCTAAAAAAATTGCCCCCTGTTCATTACAGGGAACAATTTTTATCAGGTATTGCATAA
- a CDS encoding multicopper oxidase family protein translates to MKKPVISIILGISLLLLAIVSVLLFRQISTQSPNPFTNQDNGTPLMGMNPNMGMGGEVTMELVPSKQETKELALPPLLEGTLSSDGSISYTIATQEGGTQFKEGNATQTFGYNGSYLGPIIRIRKGQNVHLTTVNKLEENTSFHWHGLKIPSNVDGGPHSPIKPNGTATVDFTVMQEAATLWFHPHPEGRTGEQVYNGLAGLIYVEDENSDSLDLPKDYGINDFPIIVQDRFFDEDNQFNYQDIQNMDGTQGDTLLVNGTINPYIEVKNEKIRLRLVNGSNARNYQFNLSSKESFYQIASDGGFLNEPVQMDTLQLVPGERAEIVVDVSDYKKGDNVKLMNGNAEVLSINVVEGINPEIKSLPETLNKISTSFNSVSVPDKELTFSGMGNMVAINGKQFDMERIDLQAKTGTTEIWEINNSNDMMGGMIHPFHLHGVQFKVLDRNGKVPPANEQGWKDTIALYPGEKVQIEVEFPEKGIFMYHCHILEHEDNGMMGQIIVE, encoded by the coding sequence ATGAAAAAGCCGGTTATATCCATTATTTTGGGAATTTCCTTACTCTTACTTGCCATTGTATCTGTCCTTTTATTCCGCCAAATCTCTACGCAGTCGCCAAATCCTTTCACTAACCAAGATAATGGAACGCCTCTGATGGGAATGAATCCCAACATGGGCATGGGTGGAGAAGTGACTATGGAATTAGTTCCTTCTAAACAAGAGACGAAGGAACTAGCATTGCCTCCTTTGCTGGAAGGCACCCTTTCCTCAGATGGTAGCATCTCCTATACTATTGCCACACAAGAAGGAGGCACACAATTTAAAGAAGGCAACGCTACGCAAACATTCGGCTATAATGGATCTTACCTTGGCCCAATCATTCGTATTCGAAAAGGTCAGAATGTACATCTCACTACCGTAAATAAATTGGAAGAGAATACTTCTTTTCATTGGCATGGTTTAAAAATACCCTCTAATGTTGACGGTGGCCCTCACAGCCCTATTAAACCAAATGGAACAGCCACCGTTGATTTCACAGTAATGCAGGAAGCTGCTACTTTATGGTTTCATCCCCATCCTGAAGGTCGTACTGGTGAACAAGTTTATAACGGATTGGCTGGATTAATTTATGTTGAAGACGAAAACTCTGATTCATTGGATCTTCCCAAAGATTATGGTATCAATGATTTTCCAATCATTGTTCAAGACCGTTTTTTTGACGAAGACAACCAATTTAATTATCAAGACATCCAAAATATGGATGGTACACAAGGAGATACTCTGTTAGTAAATGGAACAATCAATCCTTATATAGAGGTGAAAAACGAAAAAATAAGGTTACGTCTGGTCAATGGCTCAAATGCACGTAATTATCAATTTAATCTGTCGAGTAAGGAAAGTTTTTATCAGATTGCCTCTGATGGAGGTTTTCTGAATGAACCAGTACAGATGGATACTCTTCAATTAGTTCCTGGTGAAAGAGCTGAAATTGTAGTAGATGTAAGCGACTATAAAAAAGGAGATAATGTAAAATTAATGAACGGAAATGCTGAAGTCCTTTCCATAAATGTTGTGGAAGGAATAAATCCAGAGATTAAATCATTACCGGAAACTTTAAATAAAATTTCAACTAGTTTTAATAGCGTTTCTGTTCCAGATAAAGAATTAACCTTCAGCGGTATGGGAAATATGGTTGCTATTAATGGAAAACAATTTGATATGGAACGGATAGATCTACAGGCAAAAACAGGTACCACAGAAATATGGGAAATAAATAATTCAAATGATATGATGGGTGGAATGATACATCCTTTCCATCTACATGGCGTTCAGTTCAAAGTACTAGATCGGAATGGAAAAGTTCCACCTGCAAACGAACAAGGATGGAAAGATACGATAGCATTATATCCTGGAGAAAAAGTTCAGATTGAAGTTGAATTTCCAGAAAAGGGAATTTTCATGTACCATTGCCATATTCTTGAACATGAGGACAATGGGATGATGGGACAAATAATTGTAGAATGA
- a CDS encoding sensor histidine kinase: MNHTIKWQFIFSFVSISFIIIGAFSVMTLSLMDNHFAKYVAERQESDLIEYTTGLERLYEEKGEWPTTAAFDPIGLESLHNSITLKVYDNEKNLLWSPSSSDMMGNEQNMQGNAPNTGNMMGAIENTPIEKTVPLFNDEQKIGEALISYMGPTAYSEYDASFIADMKNNFIIVAMVALVFSFFFAALVAKKISRPIVRVKDFTREIAKGDYSSSSPEKTNIKEIDELIVSVNDLSIQLENQQAIRNQLSSDISHEIRTPLTTLKGNLEAMIDGIWEVTDERLQSSYDEVNRITRLIGSIDKINEIENHQDMLNKSSFDLYVLAETIFSNFEALFAKKNIHYSLDGNSLFITADKDKISQVITNLLSNAIKFTPSEGKITLKISQEKNQALLSVTDTGEGISPKEINHIFERFYMSDFSRNSLLGGQGIGLSIVKTIIKAHKGTITVKSDYGKGSTFTVILPVKR; the protein is encoded by the coding sequence ATGAATCATACAATTAAGTGGCAGTTTATATTTTCCTTTGTTTCTATTTCTTTCATTATAATTGGCGCATTTAGTGTGATGACACTAAGTCTAATGGATAATCACTTTGCAAAATATGTTGCTGAGAGACAAGAGTCTGATTTAATAGAATATACCACTGGTTTAGAAAGACTTTACGAAGAAAAGGGGGAATGGCCAACTACTGCTGCTTTTGATCCCATCGGCTTAGAGTCATTACACAATTCAATTACCTTGAAAGTATATGACAATGAAAAGAATTTACTCTGGAGTCCTTCGTCTTCAGATATGATGGGAAATGAACAAAACATGCAGGGAAACGCTCCGAATACGGGGAACATGATGGGAGCGATAGAAAATACCCCTATAGAAAAAACAGTTCCTTTATTTAATGATGAGCAAAAAATTGGAGAAGCTCTTATCAGTTATATGGGGCCAACTGCCTATTCAGAATATGATGCTTCATTTATTGCAGATATGAAAAACAATTTTATCATAGTAGCAATGGTAGCGTTAGTTTTTTCTTTCTTTTTTGCTGCTTTGGTTGCTAAAAAAATAAGTCGGCCTATAGTGAGAGTAAAAGACTTTACAAGAGAAATTGCTAAAGGAGATTACTCAAGTTCGTCTCCTGAAAAAACGAATATCAAAGAAATAGATGAACTTATTGTATCGGTAAATGATCTCTCCATTCAACTTGAAAATCAACAAGCTATCAGAAATCAATTATCCTCTGATATTTCTCACGAAATCAGAACCCCATTGACGACATTAAAAGGAAATCTGGAAGCCATGATAGATGGCATATGGGAAGTAACCGATGAGCGACTTCAAAGCAGTTATGATGAAGTGAACCGTATCACTCGCCTTATAGGAAGCATTGATAAAATTAATGAAATAGAAAATCATCAGGATATGTTAAACAAATCATCTTTCGATTTATATGTCCTTGCAGAAACTATTTTTTCTAATTTTGAAGCTCTTTTTGCTAAGAAAAATATTCATTATTCATTAGATGGTAACTCCCTATTCATTACCGCTGATAAGGATAAAATAAGTCAGGTCATCACCAATCTTTTATCAAATGCTATTAAATTCACACCTTCTGAGGGGAAAATAACACTAAAAATCAGTCAAGAAAAAAATCAAGCTTTACTGAGTGTAACCGATACTGGAGAAGGCATTTCCCCAAAAGAAATCAATCATATTTTTGAGAGATTTTATATGTCTGACTTTTCAAGAAATAGTCTTCTAGGCGGTCAAGGTATTGGTCTATCGATCGTAAAAACCATTATTAAGGCCCATAAGGGAACTATAACAGTCAAAAGTGATTATGGAAAAGGTTCTACTTTTACCGTTATTCTTCCTGTCAAAAGATAA
- a CDS encoding IS3 family transposase codes for MAYELKEEGFKLKDILLVVGIPESTYHYYVKQLKKIDSNQRLKEQIEQLFFQFKERFGYKRITNELKKLGYSVNHKKVYRLMKEMGLKCVKFIRKSRKYNSYKGKVGTIAKNKLNRRFSTSITLQKLVTDVTEFKCTGGEKLYLSPILDLFNSEVIAYGINKRPILDLVMKPLEEAIGMLKEYATVRTTLHSDQGWQYQHNHWVKTLKKNNVFQSMSRKATCADNAAIENFFGILKQEMYHGEKLVSYEELKSRIEEYIEWYNHVRSKAKLAGLSPVEYRIQTSQSAE; via the coding sequence GTGGCATACGAACTTAAAGAAGAAGGATTCAAACTAAAAGATATCCTTCTGGTGGTGGGTATTCCAGAGTCAACCTATCACTATTACGTAAAGCAATTAAAAAAAATAGATAGTAATCAGCGACTAAAAGAACAGATTGAACAACTTTTCTTTCAGTTCAAAGAGCGATTTGGATACAAACGCATTACAAATGAACTGAAGAAACTAGGTTATAGTGTCAATCACAAGAAAGTTTATCGTCTCATGAAAGAAATGGGTTTGAAGTGTGTTAAATTTATTAGAAAATCTCGGAAATATAACTCTTATAAAGGAAAAGTAGGCACTATTGCCAAGAATAAGTTAAATAGACGCTTCTCTACATCCATCACTTTACAGAAGCTCGTCACCGACGTGACAGAGTTTAAATGTACAGGCGGAGAAAAGCTCTACCTTAGTCCTATTCTAGATCTATTTAATAGTGAAGTGATAGCTTATGGAATAAATAAACGACCTATCCTGGACTTAGTGATGAAACCTTTAGAAGAAGCCATCGGCATGCTTAAAGAATACGCCACGGTTCGTACCACTCTTCATTCTGATCAAGGTTGGCAGTATCAGCATAATCATTGGGTCAAAACACTAAAGAAAAATAACGTTTTTCAGAGTATGTCTCGCAAGGCGACTTGTGCAGATAATGCGGCAATAGAAAATTTCTTCGGCATCCTAAAACAAGAAATGTATCATGGGGAGAAATTAGTCAGTTATGAGGAATTGAAATCAAGAATTGAAGAATATATCGAATGGTATAATCATGTTCGATCAAAAGCAAAATTGGCTGGCTTAAGTCCGGTAGAATACCGAATTCAAACCAGCCAATCAGCTGAATAA
- a CDS encoding SHOCT domain-containing protein codes for MSECLNLFNRGGVGSMMFMGFFWILLLVVVVVLIGKLFFNQSNQSFNRETPLEILQKEYAKGNISEEDYLERKKHLQ; via the coding sequence ATGTCTGAGTGTCTAAATCTTTTTAATAGAGGAGGAGTGGGATCTATGATGTTTATGGGATTTTTTTGGATTCTATTGTTGGTTGTGGTAGTGGTTCTGATTGGGAAATTATTTTTCAATCAATCAAATCAAAGTTTTAATAGGGAAACACCTTTGGAAATTCTTCAGAAAGAATATGCGAAAGGAAATATTTCTGAGGAAGACTATTTGGAAAGAAAGAAACATCTACAATAA
- a CDS encoding helix-turn-helix domain-containing protein: MTKYSEEFKLQVVQEYLNGPLGFQLLAKKYALSSTTPLNNWVKAYRKLGLDGLKRKQTKAAYSVQFKVDVLHFIKQTGTSYSDTAITFGMNNPSLIANWNQAFQGKGIEGLKPHPKGRPSMTKKPKKQQLKPGTSADCSRQELEREIELLKLENAYLKKLKAFQKNPDVFLEKHKQQWHTNLKKKDSN, from the coding sequence ATGACAAAATATAGTGAAGAATTTAAGTTACAAGTTGTTCAAGAGTATCTAAACGGCCCTTTGGGCTTTCAATTACTAGCGAAGAAATATGCTCTTTCCTCTACAACTCCCCTTAATAATTGGGTAAAGGCATACCGAAAACTTGGTTTGGACGGTTTAAAAAGGAAACAGACGAAAGCAGCTTACTCTGTTCAATTTAAGGTAGATGTATTACACTTTATAAAACAGACAGGCACTTCTTATTCAGATACAGCCATTACCTTCGGCATGAATAATCCTTCCCTTATCGCAAATTGGAATCAAGCTTTCCAAGGCAAGGGAATTGAAGGCCTAAAACCACACCCAAAGGGGCGTCCTTCAATGACTAAAAAACCAAAAAAACAGCAACTGAAACCAGGCACATCAGCAGATTGTTCTAGACAAGAATTAGAACGAGAAATTGAACTACTGAAATTGGAGAATGCCTATTTAAAAAAGTTGAAAGCTTTTCAGAAGAATCCCGACGTCTTTCTCGAAAAGCACAAGCAGCAGTGGCATACGAACTTAAAGAAGAAGGATTCAAACTAA
- a CDS encoding IS1380 family transposase produces MAILHENRLLFNSNISVSHSGGNLSSDSGLILVKEFMHTINFSNILKQNLIINDNRLYHKHTNQAIIEQIIFQLIGGYQTDSSADILSKDPIFQSLLAKEQLASQPSISRFWDRLNQENIFQLQEVNQILLDKVRTARNTTEMIFDLDSTHSDTFGNQENSNYNAHYQTNGYHPLVAFEGLTGDLLKAELRSGNVYTSNGVADFVQPLFDHYQETVPVSSILVRADSGFATPELYELCEERRNFYVIRLKSNRKLGKIAEQFISIDDQHDWYRKEVHYASVLYQAKSWSHSRRVCIKSTREATELIARHEFIVTNLSEDISAEAVFQTYSKRGTMENYIKEAKNGFYFDKTDSPRFLENHARMMVSVLAYNMVNFMRTLCFTKETKGFQVSTIRLFLFKVAGKLVHSGRKTSLKLSSSHVYQKLFRKILWNIQHFKWE; encoded by the coding sequence ATGGCAATTTTACATGAAAATCGGTTACTTTTCAATTCAAACATTTCGGTATCACATTCTGGTGGTAATTTATCCTCAGATTCCGGGTTAATATTAGTTAAGGAGTTTATGCACACCATTAATTTTTCTAATATTTTAAAACAAAACCTCATCATTAATGATAATCGACTTTATCATAAACATACTAATCAGGCGATAATTGAACAAATTATTTTTCAATTGATTGGTGGCTATCAAACAGATTCTTCGGCTGACATTTTATCAAAAGATCCCATTTTCCAGAGCCTATTAGCTAAAGAACAACTTGCTTCACAACCGTCTATTTCTCGCTTTTGGGATCGGTTAAATCAAGAAAATATTTTCCAATTGCAAGAAGTCAATCAAATCCTGCTTGATAAAGTACGGACTGCACGTAATACAACTGAGATGATTTTTGATTTAGACTCAACTCATTCGGATACCTTCGGGAATCAAGAAAATTCGAATTATAACGCTCATTACCAAACGAATGGCTATCATCCGCTAGTTGCCTTTGAAGGCTTGACCGGTGATTTATTGAAAGCAGAACTTCGTTCTGGTAACGTGTACACATCCAATGGTGTGGCAGATTTTGTCCAACCACTTTTTGACCATTATCAAGAAACCGTACCTGTAAGTTCTATTCTAGTGCGTGCCGATAGTGGTTTTGCAACTCCTGAATTATATGAGCTATGTGAAGAACGTCGAAATTTTTATGTTATTCGATTGAAATCGAATCGCAAATTAGGCAAAATCGCTGAGCAATTTATCTCTATAGATGATCAACACGATTGGTATAGAAAAGAAGTTCACTACGCTTCTGTACTCTATCAAGCGAAGAGCTGGTCACATTCACGAAGAGTTTGTATTAAATCTACGCGTGAAGCAACAGAATTGATTGCTCGACATGAATTTATCGTAACTAATTTATCAGAAGATATTTCTGCAGAAGCGGTCTTTCAAACTTATTCTAAAAGAGGAACCATGGAAAATTATATTAAAGAGGCCAAAAATGGGTTTTATTTCGATAAAACCGACAGCCCTCGTTTCTTAGAAAATCATGCACGCATGATGGTGAGCGTACTAGCTTATAACATGGTCAATTTTATGCGTACTCTTTGTTTTACGAAAGAAACCAAAGGTTTTCAAGTATCAACCATTCGCTTGTTCTTATTTAAAGTGGCAGGTAAGCTTGTTCATTCGGGAAGGAAAACCTCTTTGAAACTCAGTTCCTCCCACGTTTATCAGAAACTCTTTCGTAAAATCTTGTGGAATATCCAGCATTTTAAATGGGAGTAG